A stretch of Brassica napus cultivar Da-Ae chromosome C6, Da-Ae, whole genome shotgun sequence DNA encodes these proteins:
- the LOC106406398 gene encoding glucose-6-phosphate 1-dehydrogenase 6, cytoplasmic isoform X2, with protein sequence MGSGQWHVERRSTLRNDSFVKESGSAPETGCLSIAVLGASGDLAKKKTFPALFNLFRQGFLNPDEVHIFGYARTKLSDEELRDRIRGYLVDQKNAEQAEALSKFLHLIKYVSGPYDSEEGFQRLDRAISEHEISKNSSEGSSRRLFYLALPPSVYPSVCKMIKTCCMNKSDLGGWTRIVVEKPFGKDLESAEQLSSQIGELFDESQIYRIDHYLGKELVQNMLVLRFANRFFLPLWNRDNIENVQIVFREDFGTEGRGGYFDEYGIIRDIIQNHLLQVLCLVAMEKPISLKPEHIRDEKVKVLQSVVPITDEEVVLGQYEGYRDDPTVPDDSNTPTFATTILRIHNERWEGVPFILKAGKALNSRKAEIRIQFKDVPGDIFRCQKQGRNEFVIRLQPSEAMYMKLTVKQPGLEMQTVQSELDLSYGQRYQGVSIPEAYERLILDTIKGDQQHFVRRDELKVAWEIFTPLLHRIDKGEVKSIPYEPGSRGPKEADQLLEKAGYLQTHGYIWIPPTL encoded by the exons ATGGGATCTGGTCAGTGGCACGTTGAGAGAAGGTCTACTCTAAGGAATGATTCCTTTGTTAAGGAGTCCGGTTCAGCTCCAGAGACTGGTTGTCTTTCCATCGCCGTCCTTGGCGCATCAGGCGATCTTGCCAAGAAGAAGACTTTTCCTGCCCTTTTCAACCTATTCCGCCAG GGGTTTCTCAACcctgatgaagttcacatctttGGGTATGCCCGGACTAAGCTCTCTGATGAGGAGCTTCGAGATCGGATCCGTGG ATACCTTGTTGATCAGAAGAACGCAGAGCAAGCAGAAGCCTTGTCAAAGTTTCTACACCTG ATCAAGTATGTGAGTGGCCCTTATGACTCTGAGGAGGGGTTCCAGAGATTAGACAGGGCCATTTCGGAGCACGAAATCTCCAAAAATAGCTCTGAAGGATCCTCCAGGAGACTCTTTTACCTAGCACTTCCACCGTCCGTTTATCCTTCTGTGTGCAAGATGATCAAGACATGCTGCATGAACAAAT CTGACCTTGGTGGATGGACACGGATTGTTGTTGAGAAGCCATTTGGAAAGGACCTGGAGTCTGCTGAGCAACTCAGTTCTCAGATTGGAGAGTTGTTTGATGAATCGCAGATTTATCGTATTGATCATTATCTTGGCAAGGAATTGGTCCAAAACATG TTGGTCCTCCGATTTGCCAATCGCTTTTTCCTGCCACTTTGGAACCGTGACAATATCGAGAACGTTCAG ATTGTTTTCAGGGAAGATTTTGGAACTGAAGGGCGTGGTGGATATTTTGATGAATACGG AATCATCCGTGATATTATTCAAAACCATCTTCTCCAG GTTCTTTGCCTTGTTGCCATGGAGAAACCAATATCTCTTAAACCCGAGCACATCCGCGATGAGAAAGTGAAG GTGCTTCAATCGGTGGTTCCAATAACAGATGAAGAGGTGGTTCTTGGACAATATGAAGGGTATAGAGATGATCCTACTGTTCCAGACGACTCAAATACTCCAACGTTTGCCACAACAATTCTTCGCATACACAACGAAAGATGGGAAG GTGTACCCTTTATACTGAAGGCTGGAAAAGCGTTGAATTCAAGGAAGGCAGAAATTCGAATTCAGTTCAAGGATGTTCCAGGCGACATATTTAGAT gtcagaagcAAGGGAGGAACGAGTTTGTGATACGCCTGCAACCTTCAGAGGCAATGTACATGAAGCTAACT GTTAAGCAACCAGGTCTGGAGATGCAAACCGTGCAAAGTGAACTAGACTTGTCATACGGGCAACGTTATCAAGGTGTCTCGATCCCAGAGGCATACGAGCGCTTAATTCTTGACAC AATCAAAGGTGATCAACAACATTTCGTTCGCAGAGACGAATTGAAG GTTGCGTGGGAGATCTTTACGCCGTTGCTGCACAGGATTGACAAAGGAGAAGTGAAGTCGATCCCATACGAACCGGGAAGCCGAGGGCCAAAAGAAGCTGATCAGTTACTGGAGAAAGCTGGTTACCTTCAAACTCATGGCTACATCTGGATCCCTCCGACATTATAA
- the LOC106406398 gene encoding glucose-6-phosphate 1-dehydrogenase 6, cytoplasmic isoform X1, whose protein sequence is MIPLLRSPVQLQRLVVFPSPSLAHQAILPRRRLFLPFSTYSARFYLSYHVHSIIQSIYLFVVMIIGLNEQGFLNPDEVHIFGYARTKLSDEELRDRIRGYLVDQKNAEQAEALSKFLHLIKYVSGPYDSEEGFQRLDRAISEHEISKNSSEGSSRRLFYLALPPSVYPSVCKMIKTCCMNKSDLGGWTRIVVEKPFGKDLESAEQLSSQIGELFDESQIYRIDHYLGKELVQNMLVLRFANRFFLPLWNRDNIENVQIVFREDFGTEGRGGYFDEYGIIRDIIQNHLLQVLCLVAMEKPISLKPEHIRDEKVKVLQSVVPITDEEVVLGQYEGYRDDPTVPDDSNTPTFATTILRIHNERWEGVPFILKAGKALNSRKAEIRIQFKDVPGDIFRCQKQGRNEFVIRLQPSEAMYMKLTVKQPGLEMQTVQSELDLSYGQRYQGVSIPEAYERLILDTIKGDQQHFVRRDELKVAWEIFTPLLHRIDKGEVKSIPYEPGSRGPKEADQLLEKAGYLQTHGYIWIPPTL, encoded by the exons ATGATTCCTTTGTTAAGGAGTCCGGTTCAGCTCCAGAGACTGGTTGTCTTTCCATCGCCGTCCTTGGCGCATCAGGCGATCTTGCCAAGAAGAAGACTTTTCCTGCCCTTTTCAACCTATTCCGCCAGGTTTTACCTTTCATACCATGTTCACTCTATAATCCAATCCATCTATTTGTTTGTGGTGATGATCATTGGTTTGAATGAGCAGGGGTTTCTCAACcctgatgaagttcacatctttGGGTATGCCCGGACTAAGCTCTCTGATGAGGAGCTTCGAGATCGGATCCGTGG ATACCTTGTTGATCAGAAGAACGCAGAGCAAGCAGAAGCCTTGTCAAAGTTTCTACACCTG ATCAAGTATGTGAGTGGCCCTTATGACTCTGAGGAGGGGTTCCAGAGATTAGACAGGGCCATTTCGGAGCACGAAATCTCCAAAAATAGCTCTGAAGGATCCTCCAGGAGACTCTTTTACCTAGCACTTCCACCGTCCGTTTATCCTTCTGTGTGCAAGATGATCAAGACATGCTGCATGAACAAAT CTGACCTTGGTGGATGGACACGGATTGTTGTTGAGAAGCCATTTGGAAAGGACCTGGAGTCTGCTGAGCAACTCAGTTCTCAGATTGGAGAGTTGTTTGATGAATCGCAGATTTATCGTATTGATCATTATCTTGGCAAGGAATTGGTCCAAAACATG TTGGTCCTCCGATTTGCCAATCGCTTTTTCCTGCCACTTTGGAACCGTGACAATATCGAGAACGTTCAG ATTGTTTTCAGGGAAGATTTTGGAACTGAAGGGCGTGGTGGATATTTTGATGAATACGG AATCATCCGTGATATTATTCAAAACCATCTTCTCCAG GTTCTTTGCCTTGTTGCCATGGAGAAACCAATATCTCTTAAACCCGAGCACATCCGCGATGAGAAAGTGAAG GTGCTTCAATCGGTGGTTCCAATAACAGATGAAGAGGTGGTTCTTGGACAATATGAAGGGTATAGAGATGATCCTACTGTTCCAGACGACTCAAATACTCCAACGTTTGCCACAACAATTCTTCGCATACACAACGAAAGATGGGAAG GTGTACCCTTTATACTGAAGGCTGGAAAAGCGTTGAATTCAAGGAAGGCAGAAATTCGAATTCAGTTCAAGGATGTTCCAGGCGACATATTTAGAT gtcagaagcAAGGGAGGAACGAGTTTGTGATACGCCTGCAACCTTCAGAGGCAATGTACATGAAGCTAACT GTTAAGCAACCAGGTCTGGAGATGCAAACCGTGCAAAGTGAACTAGACTTGTCATACGGGCAACGTTATCAAGGTGTCTCGATCCCAGAGGCATACGAGCGCTTAATTCTTGACAC AATCAAAGGTGATCAACAACATTTCGTTCGCAGAGACGAATTGAAG GTTGCGTGGGAGATCTTTACGCCGTTGCTGCACAGGATTGACAAAGGAGAAGTGAAGTCGATCCCATACGAACCGGGAAGCCGAGGGCCAAAAGAAGCTGATCAGTTACTGGAGAAAGCTGGTTACCTTCAAACTCATGGCTACATCTGGATCCCTCCGACATTATAA